In Blastococcus saxobsidens DD2, the genomic stretch GTCACCCAGACCGAGGAGCATGCGGCCGCTGCCGACGAGCGGCAGAACTCGCTGTGGAGCGACGCCTGGAAGGCGCTCAAGCGCAACCCGCTGTTCTGGATCGGCTCCGTCCTCATGGTGCTCTTCGTGACCATGGCGCTGGTTCCGCAGCTGTTCGCGCGGGGCGCCGATCCGCGGGCCTGCAGCCTGACCAACTCGGCCGAGCCGCCGTCGGCAGAGCACTGGTTCGGCTTCGACCAGCAGGGCTGTGACTACCTGGCCAACGTGGTCTACGGGGCGCGCAATTCGCTGGCCATCGGTGTGGTCGCCGTCGTGGTCATCCTGGTCCTGGGCGTCGTGGTCGGGGCACTCGCCGGCTACTACGGCGGGATCACCGACAGCATCCTGGCCCGGATCGCGGACATCTTCTACGCGCTGCCGCTCATCCTCGGCGCCCTCGTCCTGCTGAGGTCGGCCTTCGACCGGCCTGGGCCGATCGCGGTCGCGGTCGCGCTCGCGGCGTTCGGCTGGATGACGGCGATGCGCCTGGTCCGGTCACAGGTGATCGCGGTCAAGAGCAGCGACTACGTGGCTGCGGCCCGCGCCATGGGCGCCTCCGGCCGCCGGATCATGGTGCGGCACATCCTGCCCAACGCGGTCGCGCCCGTGCTCGTCTACACGACGATCACGATCGGTGTCCTGATCGCCGCGGAGGCGACCCTGACGTTCCTCGGGGTCGGCCTGCAGCGGCCGGCGATCTCGTGGGGGCTGCAGATCAACACCGGGCAGAACCTGCTGCAGTCCGCACCCCACCTCGTCCTGTTCCCCAGCGCCGTGCTGACCCTCACGGTCATGGCGTTCGTCATGATGGGTGACGCGCTCCGCGACGCCCTGGACCCGAGGCAGCGTTCATGACCCTCTCCGATCCCACGGCCGCCGCGGTGTCCGCGCCGACCGACCCCGGTGCCGTCCTCGAGGTCGACGATCTCTACGTCCAGTTCCGGACCGGCTCCGGTCTGGTCCGCGCCGTCAACGGGCTGAGCTACACCGTCCGTGCGGGGGAGACCCTGGCGATCCTCGGGGAGTCGGGGTCGGGCAAGTCGGTATCGGCACAGGCGATCATGGGCATCCTCGACATGCCGCCGGCCGAGATCCCCGAGGGGCGCATCTGGTTCGAGGGGCGCAACCTGCTCGACCTGCCCGCCGAGGAGCAGCGGCAGGTCCGCGGCCCCGGGATCTCGATGATCTTCCAGGATGCCCTGTCGTCCCTGAACCCCGTCTACAGCGTGGGCTTCCAGATCGGGGAGATGTTCCGGGCGCACCGGGGCACCTCCCGCAAGGAGGCCAAGAAGATGGCTGTCGAGCTGATGGAACGGGTCCGCATCCCGGCGGCGGCGCAGCGCGTCGACGACTACCCGCACCAGTTCTCGGGTGGCATGCGCCAGCGCGTCATGATCGCCATGGCGATCGCGCTGGACCCCAAGATCCTGATCGCGGACGAGCCCACGACGGCGCTGGACGTCACCGTGCAGGCCCAGGTCATGGACCTGCTCAAGGACCTCCAGCGGGAGACCGGGATGGGGCTGGTCCTGATCACCCACGACCTCGGCGTGGTCAATGAGGTCGCCGACAAGGTGGCCGTCATGTACGCGGGCACCTCGGTCGAGACCGGAACGGTCGACGACGTCTTCGAGGGTCCCGCCCACCCCTACACCGAGGGCCTGATGGCTTCGGTGCCCCAGGTCGAGGCCAAGGGTGGCCGGCTGCGCCCGATCGCCGGGCAACCACCGAACCTGGCCGCGATCCCCAGCGGCTGCTCCTTCCATCCGCGCTGCTCGCACCGCCGCATCGGGGCAACCGCGCGGGCGGGCGCCGACTGCGCCGTCGACGTGCCGCCGCTGCGCCTGGTGCGCCCCGGCCGTGAGGCGGCCTGCCACTACAGCGAGGAGGTGCTCCGTGGCGAACAGGGACGCTGAGGTCCATCGCGCCGAGCAGGCGCCGACCGGTCGGAATGCCTCGGAGCGGGGCGGGTCGACCGGCGAGCCGTTGCTCGAGCTGCGGGACCTGAAGAAGCACTTCCCGCTCACTCAGGGCGTCCTCTTCAAGAAGACCGTCGGGCATGTCCGCGCGGTGGACGGCGTGACGCTCACCCTCGGCCGCGGCGAGACCCTCGGCCTGGTGGGCGAGTCCGGCTGCGGCAAGTCGACGGTGTCGAAGCTGCTCGTGGCGCTCGAGCGGCCCACCAGTGGCGAGCTGCTCTACAAGGGGCGCGACGTCACCACGATGAACCGCCGGGAGCTCAAGGCATACCGCCGCGAGGTGCAGATCATCTTCCAGGATCCCTATGCCTCGCTGAATCCGCGGATGACGGTCGGCGACATCGTCGCCGAGGGTTGGTCGGTCCATCCCGACATCGCGCCGAGGAAGGGGCGCCTGCAGCGCACGCAGGAGCTCATGGAGCGGGTCGGGCTCAACCCCGACTACGTCAACCGCTACCCGCACCAGTTCTCCGGC encodes the following:
- a CDS encoding ABC transporter ATP-binding protein, coding for MTLSDPTAAAVSAPTDPGAVLEVDDLYVQFRTGSGLVRAVNGLSYTVRAGETLAILGESGSGKSVSAQAIMGILDMPPAEIPEGRIWFEGRNLLDLPAEEQRQVRGPGISMIFQDALSSLNPVYSVGFQIGEMFRAHRGTSRKEAKKMAVELMERVRIPAAAQRVDDYPHQFSGGMRQRVMIAMAIALDPKILIADEPTTALDVTVQAQVMDLLKDLQRETGMGLVLITHDLGVVNEVADKVAVMYAGTSVETGTVDDVFEGPAHPYTEGLMASVPQVEAKGGRLRPIAGQPPNLAAIPSGCSFHPRCSHRRIGATARAGADCAVDVPPLRLVRPGREAACHYSEEVLRGEQGR
- a CDS encoding ABC transporter permease; this encodes MTEQRPEQAQLGHEEVGAGAVTQTEEHAAAADERQNSLWSDAWKALKRNPLFWIGSVLMVLFVTMALVPQLFARGADPRACSLTNSAEPPSAEHWFGFDQQGCDYLANVVYGARNSLAIGVVAVVVILVLGVVVGALAGYYGGITDSILARIADIFYALPLILGALVLLRSAFDRPGPIAVAVALAAFGWMTAMRLVRSQVIAVKSSDYVAAARAMGASGRRIMVRHILPNAVAPVLVYTTITIGVLIAAEATLTFLGVGLQRPAISWGLQINTGQNLLQSAPHLVLFPSAVLTLTVMAFVMMGDALRDALDPRQRS